One window of Phycisphaeraceae bacterium genomic DNA carries:
- a CDS encoding amino acid permease, producing the protein MAPPAQHSPELARGRLGTFAGVFTPSILTILGIILFRRLGYVVGTGGLLEAIAIIALATTISVITSISLAAIATNIRVRAGGDYYLISRTLGVQYGGAIGLVLFLAQSVSVAFYCIGFGEAVAALIGRTGDVTVTAGIAATATIIIGTIAFAGADLATKFQYFVMAALALAIASFFIGGALNWNNELLRDSLRVYGERSGLPFWFVFAVFFPAVTGFTQGVSMSGDLRDPAKSLPRGTFFAVLISTVVYLAAAVFLAASVPLDVLEKDYGAMRRVAIAPWLIEVGVIAATLSSAMASCLGAPRILQSLASDKVIPPLAMFAQGVGPTLNPRRAVLLTVAVALATIALGSLNAIAAVVGMCFLLSYGLLNYATFIEARAKSPAFRPTFRFFNSWLSLAGAALCLFAGIMINPVAAAIAGAAMVALYQYLRRIAPRSAWADSRYAYHFRRVRDHLMEMNGGTPHPRDWRPFVLALCNEPRDRVRLLTFASWIDGDSGFTTAVRVLTPGENDKDSANSTQHVDADRLAAAEEMLRTQVREAGLETFTRVVATPTVAEGLAVLLQSHGLGPLRANTILMSAREQFRDAPVSGDAPPPEALSAALGQKKNLILLEGDDSDWITLEKTDLDKRCIDVWWKESDTCRLCLLLAHLMTRAEGWKSADIRLRVIHSGEAHRDDAIARAREMLEEARIDAEIDLVDFSGPDSLIEHSRSATIVFLPLRVRGGRLSGPRGQPLKDSLSSLPVCAMVVAGEDIDLDAQPDDAPKPEATSEVGTSTAAPSTPPAPVPAA; encoded by the coding sequence ATGGCTCCCCCCGCCCAGCACTCGCCGGAACTCGCACGCGGACGGCTCGGAACCTTCGCCGGCGTCTTCACGCCGAGCATTCTCACCATTCTGGGCATCATCCTCTTCCGACGTCTCGGCTACGTCGTCGGCACGGGAGGGCTGCTCGAAGCAATTGCCATCATCGCGCTCGCGACCACGATCTCGGTTATCACCAGCATCTCGCTTGCCGCGATCGCGACCAACATCCGCGTTCGCGCCGGAGGCGACTACTACCTGATCTCGCGAACGCTCGGCGTGCAGTACGGCGGCGCGATCGGTCTGGTTCTCTTTCTCGCGCAATCTGTCTCTGTTGCTTTCTACTGCATCGGTTTCGGCGAAGCAGTCGCCGCTCTGATCGGTCGCACGGGCGATGTCACCGTCACCGCCGGGATCGCGGCCACCGCGACAATTATCATCGGAACGATCGCGTTCGCGGGGGCCGACCTCGCCACCAAGTTTCAGTACTTTGTTATGGCGGCGCTCGCACTCGCGATCGCCTCGTTCTTCATCGGCGGCGCGCTCAACTGGAACAACGAGCTACTGCGCGATTCGCTCCGCGTTTACGGCGAGCGGTCGGGTCTTCCCTTCTGGTTCGTGTTCGCGGTCTTTTTCCCCGCCGTCACCGGCTTCACGCAGGGCGTGAGCATGTCGGGCGATCTCCGCGACCCCGCGAAGAGCCTTCCACGCGGCACGTTCTTCGCCGTCCTGATTTCCACAGTCGTCTATCTCGCCGCCGCCGTCTTCCTCGCCGCTTCCGTACCGCTCGATGTTCTCGAAAAGGACTACGGCGCAATGCGCCGCGTTGCGATCGCCCCCTGGCTCATCGAAGTCGGCGTGATCGCCGCCACACTCTCATCTGCGATGGCGTCTTGCCTTGGCGCTCCGCGCATTCTCCAGTCGCTGGCCTCCGACAAAGTCATCCCTCCGTTGGCGATGTTTGCCCAGGGCGTCGGTCCAACGCTCAATCCCCGGCGCGCTGTCCTGCTCACCGTCGCCGTGGCGCTCGCCACGATCGCGCTCGGAAGCCTGAACGCCATCGCCGCCGTTGTCGGCATGTGCTTCCTGCTTTCCTACGGGCTTCTCAACTACGCCACCTTCATCGAAGCCCGCGCCAAGAGCCCCGCGTTCAGACCGACCTTCCGATTCTTCAACTCGTGGCTCAGTCTCGCCGGCGCCGCCCTTTGTCTGTTCGCCGGGATCATGATCAATCCGGTTGCCGCGGCAATCGCCGGCGCCGCGATGGTCGCTCTCTATCAATACCTCCGACGAATCGCCCCCCGTTCGGCATGGGCCGACAGCCGCTACGCGTATCACTTCCGGCGCGTCCGCGACCACCTGATGGAGATGAACGGCGGCACTCCGCATCCGCGCGACTGGCGACCCTTCGTCCTTGCCCTCTGCAACGAGCCGCGTGATCGCGTCCGTCTCCTCACCTTCGCTTCCTGGATCGACGGCGACAGCGGCTTCACAACCGCGGTCCGCGTTCTGACGCCCGGCGAGAACGACAAGGACTCGGCCAACTCCACACAGCACGTGGACGCGGACCGGCTTGCCGCCGCAGAAGAGATGCTCCGTACGCAGGTCCGTGAAGCCGGCCTCGAAACGTTTACGCGTGTCGTCGCCACACCGACCGTGGCAGAAGGGCTTGCGGTCCTTCTGCAATCACACGGACTTGGCCCTCTTCGCGCCAACACCATCCTCATGAGCGCGCGCGAGCAGTTCCGTGATGCGCCCGTTTCGGGTGATGCCCCGCCACCCGAAGCGCTCAGTGCCGCGCTCGGACAGAAGAAGAACCTGATCCTGCTCGAAGGAGACGATTCCGACTGGATCACGCTCGAAAAGACCGACCTCGACAAACGCTGCATCGATGTCTGGTGGAAAGAAAGCGATACTTGTCGTCTTTGCCTTCTGCTCGCTCATCTCATGACGCGGGCCGAAGGCTGGAAGTCCGCCGACATCCGCCTGCGCGTTATCCACTCCGGCGAAGCACACCGCGACGATGCCATCGCCCGCGCCCGTGAGATGCTCGAAGAAGCGCGGATCGACGCCGAGATCGATCTCGTCGATTTTTCCGGCCCGGACTCTCTGATTGAGCACTCCCGAAGCGCAACCATCGTTTTCCTGCCGCTCCGAGTCCGGGGCGGACGCCTCTCCGGCCCGCGCGGGCAGCCGCTCAAGGATTCGCTTTCTTCCCTCCCCGTCTGCGCCATGGTCGTCGCTGGAGAAGACATCGATCTCGATGCTCAGCCGGACGACGCCCCCAAGCCCGAGGCGACATCCGAAGTCGGAACGTCGACCGCAGCCCCCTCAACGCCACCCGCGCCGGTCCCTGCCGCGTAG
- a CDS encoding sigma-70 family RNA polymerase sigma factor: MSEGADIATTLLARITRGDGHAADALTPMLYEQLRALAGSLLVDERRGHSLQPTALVHEAYLRMIDQQKVDKDDRAAFFGLAATLMRRILVDHARARRRMKRGGGARRVMLRESLAPGVEPADEWSIDVEILNASLEKLAELDERKARLVELRFFGGLDEPQAAETLGISRATAARDWRFARAWLAHEIEESSGPRNRRAKGGEGD; this comes from the coding sequence ATGTCGGAAGGTGCGGACATCGCGACGACACTTCTCGCCCGGATCACGCGGGGTGATGGTCATGCCGCGGATGCGCTGACCCCGATGCTTTACGAACAGCTGCGCGCTCTCGCCGGGTCATTGCTCGTGGATGAGCGGCGCGGGCATTCGCTGCAGCCGACGGCGCTCGTTCACGAGGCGTACCTTCGCATGATCGATCAGCAGAAAGTTGACAAAGACGATCGCGCGGCTTTTTTCGGTCTCGCGGCGACGTTGATGAGGCGGATTCTGGTCGATCACGCAAGAGCCCGTCGGCGGATGAAGCGCGGCGGCGGTGCACGACGCGTGATGTTGCGGGAGTCGCTCGCGCCCGGTGTGGAGCCGGCGGACGAGTGGAGCATCGATGTCGAGATTCTGAACGCGTCTCTGGAAAAGCTGGCGGAGCTCGATGAACGCAAGGCACGGCTCGTGGAACTGCGGTTTTTCGGCGGGCTCGACGAACCGCAGGCGGCGGAAACTCTGGGGATTTCCCGTGCCACGGCCGCACGGGACTGGCGGTTCGCGCGTGCGTGGCTCGCGCACGAGATAGAGGAGTCTTCGGGGCCGCGGAACAGGAGGGCGAAGGGAGGCGAGGGTGACTGA
- a CDS encoding universal stress protein: MNASLKSILLPTRFSLLSQRAAEHVSLLTSRFDSHIHIIHVMQPPLIVTDPAVTGAMAALPMPMPPSSELLAEANSKLRRFVEERFRGASSRIQTFCPIGTVIDEIVTHAQRHSIDMIVMGTHADGLLKRLVFGSVGRGVLESSPCPVLLVPVREARSIE, from the coding sequence ATGAACGCTTCTCTGAAATCAATCCTGCTTCCGACGCGCTTTTCGCTTCTTTCGCAGCGTGCCGCGGAGCACGTCTCACTTCTCACTTCCCGTTTCGATTCGCACATCCACATCATCCATGTGATGCAACCGCCCTTGATCGTGACCGATCCAGCGGTAACCGGCGCCATGGCCGCGTTGCCGATGCCGATGCCACCCTCTTCCGAACTTCTCGCCGAGGCGAACTCGAAGCTCCGCCGATTTGTCGAAGAACGCTTTCGCGGCGCTTCCTCTCGAATCCAGACGTTTTGCCCGATCGGCACAGTGATCGACGAAATAGTTACCCACGCCCAAAGACACTCGATTGATATGATCGTGATGGGTACGCACGCCGACGGCTTGCTCAAGCGCCTCGTATTCGGTTCGGTCGGAAGGGGCGTCCTCGAATCGTCTCCCTGCCCGGTTCTCCTCGTTCCCGTGCGCGAAGCGCGATCGATAGAGTAA
- a CDS encoding mechanosensitive ion channel family protein yields the protein MDWKNLDWNKLILDRPLWIWLAAAATFVLVLFGIPIIRKLFTGRRGPIAADDWSVRAVMRRMGSKWLAITTWVLAVAAALLVFDPRIALPAKAVVVVMLAIQLARFVPVFVDWGLAWISRDKGDGASTHSAAATIVSLRWAVLAIVYALVLLLALQNLGIDITALIAGLGIGGIAVALAAQNILGDLFASLSIALDKPFVVGDFIISGSEMGTIEHIGLKTTRVRSLSGEQLVFANSDLLKSRIRNYKRMAERRVVFNFGVVYATAADQLEQIPKMVRKIIEGNEKLRFDRCHFAKFGGSSLDFEAVYYIKSPDYNAHMDALQSINLAIARQFRDAGIDFAFPSQTIYFADEPESESREAAARRVTGEPKSRHAEAHASRGHS from the coding sequence ATGGACTGGAAGAACTTGGACTGGAACAAGTTGATTCTCGATCGGCCGCTCTGGATTTGGCTCGCGGCGGCGGCCACGTTCGTGCTTGTGCTTTTCGGTATTCCGATCATCCGGAAGTTGTTCACCGGTCGGAGAGGCCCGATCGCAGCGGATGACTGGTCGGTCCGCGCGGTAATGCGCCGCATGGGAAGCAAGTGGCTGGCGATCACCACGTGGGTCTTGGCGGTCGCCGCGGCCCTTTTGGTGTTTGATCCGCGCATCGCGCTCCCGGCCAAGGCCGTCGTGGTCGTAATGCTGGCGATCCAGCTCGCGCGGTTCGTGCCGGTGTTCGTCGACTGGGGACTGGCCTGGATCTCGCGGGACAAAGGGGACGGCGCTTCGACACACTCGGCGGCCGCAACGATCGTCAGCCTGCGCTGGGCGGTTCTGGCGATCGTGTACGCGCTGGTGCTGCTGCTGGCCTTGCAGAACTTGGGGATCGATATCACGGCGCTCATCGCGGGGCTGGGAATCGGCGGCATCGCGGTCGCGCTGGCGGCTCAGAACATCCTGGGCGACTTGTTTGCGTCGCTTTCGATTGCGCTCGACAAACCGTTTGTCGTGGGCGACTTCATCATTTCCGGAAGCGAGATGGGAACGATCGAGCACATCGGCCTGAAGACTACGCGAGTTCGGAGTCTTTCGGGCGAGCAGCTGGTCTTCGCGAACTCGGACCTTCTAAAGAGCCGGATACGGAACTACAAGCGGATGGCCGAGCGTCGCGTCGTGTTCAACTTTGGCGTGGTCTATGCAACGGCGGCGGATCAACTCGAGCAGATTCCCAAGATGGTGCGGAAGATCATCGAGGGAAACGAGAAGCTGCGGTTTGATCGGTGCCATTTCGCCAAATTCGGGGGGTCGTCGCTCGACTTCGAGGCGGTGTACTACATCAAGTCACCGGACTACAACGCACACATGGATGCGCTGCAGTCGATCAATCTGGCGATCGCTCGTCAGTTCCGCGATGCCGGGATCGACTTCGCCTTTCCGTCGCAGACGATCTACTTTGCCGATGAACCGGAGAGTGAATCGCGAGAGGCGGCGGCGCGCCGCGTTACGGGCGAACCGAAGAGCCGGCACGCCGAGGCTCATGCATCGCGAGGGCACTCGTGA
- the clcA gene encoding H(+)/Cl(-) exchange transporter ClcA: protein MTEDGSTNSGEHKSPAASAAANSSPVSNVETRLQDSKNRHLLRAAIVGILAGLLAVAFKWVLVEAERSRGNFLEWLHGMPRAEFWGWAVLPIVGLCAGSLIGWVVLRFAPDAAGSGIPHLKGVLLHVRTMRWKRLLPIKFLGGILGIGVGLSMGREGPTVQMGAAIGQAVAGLLRIPSRSVPQLLTCGAGAGIAAAFNAPLAGFLFVIEEMHRELSARTFAGALVAALTADIVARALGGDLPSFGATGYSAIPLSALPAAAFVGVAGGLLGVLFNRVLLKSCASARKIRAVPSWMLPGIAAAICGFAAWWLPEAVGGGHSIAEKLLGGHLGWGLGMLFVLLLVKFVLTILSYSSGAPGGIFAPILLLGAISGAMIGEEIARFFPALEPHITAFAVLGMAAFFTGSIRAPLTGIVLIVEMTGNYQQLLALGVTCLISDLVAGALKDVPIYEALLEADVDRMTAEHGALTITKPHTVYLGIQHGSSLAGRTIRESGLPAGCLVIGIERAGQEVLPEARFVMLPGDHLMVMVPAGEMEMTTQVVRMATGI, encoded by the coding sequence GTGACGGAGGATGGAAGTACCAATTCCGGTGAGCACAAGTCCCCGGCCGCGTCCGCTGCAGCAAATTCCTCACCGGTTTCGAATGTCGAGACTCGGCTTCAGGATTCGAAGAACCGGCACCTGTTGCGGGCGGCGATCGTCGGGATTCTGGCAGGACTACTCGCTGTCGCGTTCAAGTGGGTGCTCGTTGAAGCGGAGCGATCGCGCGGGAATTTTCTCGAGTGGCTGCATGGCATGCCTCGGGCGGAGTTCTGGGGGTGGGCGGTGCTGCCGATCGTCGGGCTGTGCGCCGGCAGTTTGATCGGATGGGTCGTGCTGCGGTTCGCTCCGGACGCGGCGGGGAGCGGCATTCCTCACTTGAAGGGCGTGTTGCTCCACGTCCGCACGATGCGATGGAAGAGGCTCCTGCCGATCAAGTTCTTGGGCGGAATTCTCGGCATCGGCGTCGGGCTTTCGATGGGACGCGAGGGCCCGACCGTGCAGATGGGCGCGGCGATCGGCCAGGCGGTCGCGGGGCTGCTGCGCATACCTTCGCGGTCGGTGCCTCAGCTACTGACATGCGGCGCCGGGGCGGGGATTGCCGCGGCGTTCAACGCGCCGCTCGCGGGGTTCCTGTTTGTTATCGAGGAGATGCACCGCGAGCTGTCGGCGCGAACGTTCGCGGGTGCGCTGGTCGCGGCGCTGACGGCCGACATCGTTGCTCGCGCGCTCGGCGGTGATTTGCCCTCATTCGGTGCGACGGGATACTCGGCGATTCCGCTTTCTGCGTTGCCCGCCGCGGCGTTTGTGGGAGTCGCGGGAGGCTTGCTCGGCGTCTTGTTCAATCGCGTGCTGCTGAAGTCGTGCGCATCGGCTCGGAAGATCCGCGCTGTGCCGTCGTGGATGCTGCCCGGGATCGCGGCGGCGATCTGCGGATTTGCGGCGTGGTGGCTCCCTGAGGCGGTTGGCGGCGGGCACTCGATCGCAGAAAAACTACTCGGCGGGCATCTGGGATGGGGGCTGGGGATGCTCTTCGTCCTGCTGCTCGTAAAGTTTGTTCTGACGATTCTGTCCTACTCGTCGGGAGCGCCAGGCGGCATTTTCGCGCCGATTCTTCTGCTCGGCGCGATCTCGGGCGCGATGATCGGCGAGGAGATCGCACGATTCTTCCCAGCGCTCGAACCGCACATCACCGCGTTTGCCGTGCTGGGGATGGCGGCGTTCTTCACCGGCTCGATTCGGGCGCCGCTGACGGGAATCGTCCTGATCGTCGAGATGACGGGGAATTACCAGCAACTTCTGGCGCTCGGCGTCACGTGCCTGATCAGCGACCTGGTCGCGGGCGCACTGAAGGACGTGCCGATCTATGAGGCGCTGCTCGAGGCGGATGTGGATCGGATGACGGCGGAGCACGGAGCGCTGACGATCACCAAACCGCACACGGTTTATCTCGGGATCCAGCACGGCTCGAGCCTGGCGGGCAGGACGATCCGCGAATCGGGCTTGCCGGCAGGCTGCCTCGTGATCGGCATCGAGCGCGCGGGCCAGGAGGTGCTGCCGGAAGCGCGCTTTGTGATGCTGCCGGGCGATCACCTGATGGTGATGGTGCCCGCAGGCGAGATGGAAATGACCACGCAAGTTGTGCGAATGGCGACCGGGATTTAG
- a CDS encoding magnesium transporter, whose product MAGGPADQVERDDLSANEQSQDVVARFQAVDLGPDATRAFFGTLNQDEAARVLEGLTEDTRAREVLLWLPREQSGLILASIDPSNAARLVAELPSDERADILAAVEEERRAAIQAMLPVGVRHDAAKLLSYEPDTAGGLMETEFVAYSAKATVSDAIRDLRANQQKYAVIGVQYLYLLDEAGKLVGVAPIRDLMLAAEDSPLARLSVREPASVRDVATLHEVAAVFDEHPYLALPVVDGAGKMLGVVSRADATEGEQEEAEDDYRLSQGIVGGEELRSMPVGTRLRRRSAWLGVNLILCLGGAAIVAFNRDTIAKAIVVAAVLPVISATSGNAAMQAAAVSIRELTLGVIDPAAWRRVLMHELGLAGLIAVPLGGAVAVLSNLWGASWSIGAAVGTAMTLNAVIAIAIGAICPLLLRRLSVDPALASGPITTTLADVSGFALTLGLVAIAT is encoded by the coding sequence ATGGCAGGCGGTCCGGCCGATCAAGTCGAGCGTGATGATTTGTCGGCGAACGAGCAATCGCAAGACGTCGTCGCACGGTTTCAGGCGGTCGATCTCGGTCCGGACGCAACGCGTGCCTTCTTTGGAACACTAAACCAGGATGAGGCGGCTCGCGTTCTTGAAGGGCTGACGGAGGACACACGCGCGCGGGAAGTGCTGCTTTGGCTGCCGCGGGAACAGAGCGGATTGATTCTGGCATCGATCGATCCGTCGAACGCGGCAAGATTGGTCGCGGAATTGCCGAGCGACGAGCGGGCGGATATTCTGGCTGCTGTCGAAGAGGAACGGCGCGCCGCCATTCAAGCGATGCTTCCGGTCGGGGTGCGACACGATGCGGCGAAGCTTCTTTCGTACGAGCCTGATACCGCGGGCGGGCTCATGGAAACGGAGTTCGTGGCTTACTCGGCGAAGGCGACGGTGAGCGACGCGATCCGGGACTTGCGCGCGAATCAGCAGAAATATGCGGTGATCGGCGTCCAGTATCTGTACCTGCTCGACGAGGCGGGAAAACTGGTGGGGGTTGCGCCGATACGCGATCTGATGTTGGCGGCGGAAGATTCTCCACTCGCGAGGCTCTCGGTCCGCGAACCCGCGTCGGTGCGCGACGTGGCGACGCTGCACGAAGTTGCAGCCGTGTTCGATGAGCACCCGTACCTCGCGCTGCCGGTTGTGGACGGAGCCGGGAAGATGCTCGGAGTCGTTTCGCGCGCCGATGCGACCGAGGGAGAGCAGGAAGAAGCGGAAGACGACTATCGACTGAGCCAGGGAATTGTTGGCGGCGAGGAATTGCGCTCGATGCCGGTCGGGACACGCCTGAGGAGGCGTTCGGCGTGGCTGGGAGTCAATCTGATTCTGTGTCTTGGCGGCGCAGCCATCGTCGCGTTCAATCGCGACACAATCGCGAAGGCGATCGTGGTCGCGGCGGTGCTGCCGGTGATCTCCGCGACGAGCGGGAATGCCGCGATGCAGGCGGCGGCGGTGAGCATCCGCGAGTTGACGCTGGGAGTGATTGATCCGGCCGCGTGGCGGCGGGTGCTGATGCATGAATTGGGGCTCGCCGGACTGATCGCGGTTCCGCTGGGCGGGGCGGTGGCGGTGCTTTCAAATCTCTGGGGTGCGTCGTGGTCCATCGGCGCCGCTGTGGGGACGGCGATGACGCTCAATGCGGTGATCGCAATCGCGATCGGGGCGATCTGTCCGCTGCTGCTGCGAAGGCTCTCGGTGGATCCGGCGCTGGCGAGCGGACCGATCACAACAACACTTGCGGATGTGAGCGGCTTTGCGTTGACCCTTGGGCTGGTCGCGATCGCGACCTAG
- a CDS encoding serine/threonine protein kinase: MTERRSDADRFRRIERLFDAACDLPREKWAEKLRQLEPEDESLRDEAMALLRSEGCGVLETGVSGPVALASLLAESTPAPVDVPGFRITRELGAGGMAVVYEAEQLHPRRSVALKVLRAGLSTPELVRRFEFEADALGRLQHPGIASVYEAGVVGTQNHPRPYFAMELVEGVPLDQWVEREQPSVRERLALVASVCDAVQHAHARGVIHRDLKPANILVWTDGAAHAKVLDFGVARATDQGAGLVESTQHGQLVGTLAYMSPEQLAGEHDAVDIRSDVYGLGVVLFELLAGRLPCDVSGMGVFEAVHKLCETKPPRLGALKSECRGDIEVIVAKAMETDKQLRYQTAAALAEDIRRYLDHRTILAKPHSAIEQISRFARRNRLAVLGGALVVAAIGVGVLGLALGLNSARTQAKKAEARRLEAVRQAAIAQAVTDFFNNDVLASIVPSAEGRDVTVAEALDAAASGLPDRFHDDPVTGAAIRNNIGNVYHALGRFGDGEPLILSAAETFEDKLGAASELTLAAWTDYGKILRDQGKYDEAKVVLARESEIAEKNLGRASRAALELLIVRAAMRAEGFDDFPGARALLDEFDARSKEALNANDRLIVYATQIRGDCAFALGEAEEAERLYRKVYEDRVAEFGPDHPSTLIALHNRAAALEKLQRFEEAEPMYRRILEIERVRSGPDHPDVLVTAHNLAFLCESMGRYAEAEPLYVDTLARCHRVFGDAHPGTLTCSVSLASLYRATGRPELAAELLECALHDALEEMTADAPPAVHVMTALATTLADLGENERAEPLFAQSITVLRGTLPPGHARLGAVLSNWGGCLVALGRIGEAEAPLVEAFEILDENGSSADAKKAADRLCSVYEAMGRERDHRSWEALAATETQD; this comes from the coding sequence GTGACTGAGCGAAGAAGCGACGCCGATAGGTTTCGAAGGATCGAGCGGCTGTTCGACGCGGCGTGCGATCTGCCGCGGGAGAAATGGGCGGAAAAGCTGCGTCAATTGGAACCGGAAGACGAGAGTTTGCGCGACGAAGCGATGGCGTTGCTCCGGTCGGAAGGGTGCGGCGTTCTCGAGACCGGCGTGTCGGGCCCCGTCGCGCTGGCATCGCTGCTCGCGGAGAGCACGCCCGCGCCCGTCGATGTTCCGGGGTTTCGAATCACGCGCGAGCTCGGCGCGGGCGGGATGGCGGTGGTCTACGAAGCCGAGCAGTTGCACCCGAGACGATCGGTCGCGCTGAAAGTGCTGCGCGCCGGATTGAGCACGCCGGAACTTGTGCGGCGATTCGAATTCGAAGCGGATGCGCTCGGACGGTTGCAGCATCCGGGGATTGCGTCCGTCTACGAAGCCGGCGTCGTGGGGACCCAAAACCACCCGCGGCCTTACTTCGCGATGGAGCTGGTGGAGGGTGTTCCTCTCGATCAATGGGTGGAACGGGAACAGCCGTCGGTGCGTGAACGGCTGGCGCTGGTTGCGAGCGTGTGCGATGCGGTGCAGCACGCCCACGCACGCGGCGTGATCCACCGCGATCTGAAGCCCGCGAACATTCTCGTGTGGACCGACGGCGCGGCGCACGCGAAGGTGCTGGATTTCGGCGTGGCGCGGGCCACCGATCAGGGTGCTGGTCTGGTGGAATCCACGCAGCACGGGCAGCTTGTGGGAACGCTCGCGTACATGAGCCCCGAGCAACTCGCGGGCGAGCACGACGCTGTCGATATCCGGAGCGATGTGTACGGGCTCGGTGTGGTCCTCTTTGAACTGCTCGCGGGCAGGCTGCCGTGTGACGTGAGCGGGATGGGCGTCTTCGAAGCGGTGCACAAGCTGTGCGAGACCAAGCCTCCGCGGCTGGGGGCGCTGAAGTCTGAGTGTCGTGGTGACATCGAAGTGATTGTGGCGAAAGCAATGGAGACTGACAAGCAGCTTCGCTATCAGACAGCGGCGGCGCTCGCCGAGGACATCCGGCGGTACCTCGATCACCGGACGATCCTCGCGAAACCACACAGCGCGATCGAGCAGATCTCGCGCTTCGCCAGGCGCAACCGGCTCGCGGTGCTGGGAGGCGCGCTCGTTGTCGCGGCGATCGGGGTGGGTGTGCTCGGGCTCGCCCTCGGCCTGAATTCGGCGCGCACTCAAGCGAAGAAAGCCGAGGCGCGCCGCTTGGAAGCGGTCCGCCAGGCGGCGATCGCGCAGGCCGTGACCGACTTCTTCAACAACGATGTGCTCGCGTCGATCGTTCCGAGCGCGGAAGGGCGAGACGTGACCGTCGCCGAGGCGCTCGATGCCGCCGCTTCCGGCCTGCCCGATCGATTCCATGACGATCCGGTGACGGGTGCCGCGATCCGAAACAACATCGGCAACGTGTACCACGCGCTCGGCCGATTTGGCGATGGCGAGCCGTTGATTCTCTCGGCGGCGGAAACGTTTGAAGACAAGCTGGGCGCCGCGAGCGAGCTTACGCTCGCGGCGTGGACTGATTACGGGAAGATTCTCCGCGACCAGGGGAAGTACGACGAGGCAAAGGTCGTTCTTGCGAGAGAGTCTGAGATCGCGGAGAAGAATCTTGGCCGAGCATCGCGCGCGGCGCTCGAACTTCTGATCGTGCGCGCCGCGATGAGGGCGGAGGGTTTCGATGACTTCCCCGGTGCGAGGGCACTGCTCGACGAATTCGATGCGCGCAGCAAGGAGGCTTTGAACGCAAACGATCGGCTGATCGTGTACGCGACGCAGATCCGGGGCGACTGCGCGTTCGCGCTCGGCGAAGCGGAGGAGGCCGAGAGGCTTTACCGGAAGGTGTACGAGGATCGGGTTGCCGAATTCGGGCCCGATCACCCTTCCACGCTGATCGCGCTGCATAATCGCGCCGCGGCGCTCGAGAAACTCCAGCGGTTCGAAGAGGCCGAACCCATGTACCGGCGGATTCTGGAGATCGAGCGGGTGCGCTCGGGACCGGATCATCCGGACGTGCTGGTCACTGCGCACAACCTCGCGTTCCTGTGCGAGAGCATGGGGCGATACGCGGAGGCGGAACCGCTGTATGTCGATACGCTGGCCCGCTGTCACCGGGTCTTCGGGGATGCTCACCCGGGAACACTGACGTGCTCGGTAAGCTTGGCCTCGCTGTATCGCGCGACTGGGAGGCCCGAACTCGCGGCGGAACTTCTCGAGTGCGCGCTGCACGATGCGCTCGAGGAGATGACGGCGGATGCGCCGCCCGCGGTTCACGTGATGACGGCGCTTGCGACAACGCTCGCGGACCTAGGTGAGAACGAGCGGGCCGAGCCGCTCTTTGCGCAGAGCATCACGGTGCTGCGGGGTACGTTGCCGCCGGGCCATGCGCGCCTCGGCGCCGTTCTTTCGAACTGGGGAGGCTGCCTCGTGGCGCTGGGACGGATCGGCGAAGCGGAGGCGCCGCTGGTTGAGGCATTCGAGATTCTCGATGAGAACGGGAGCAGCGCGGACGCGAAGAAGGCCGCGGACCGGCTTTGCTCCGTCTACGAGGCGATGGGGCGCGAGCGCGATCATCGGTCATGGGAAGCGCTGGCGGCGACGGAAACGCAAGACTAA